The following proteins come from a genomic window of Rhinoraja longicauda isolate Sanriku21f chromosome 4, sRhiLon1.1, whole genome shotgun sequence:
- the cebpd gene encoding CCAAT/enhancer-binding protein delta — MSNLYNLDSRCVSPCFPMFAVEQANFYDGVSGGVSALGAKPDRGMCEERPSLIDLNPAGAIYDDESAIDFSPYVVEPGSGSQLELYNDDLLADLLASTNKGDKAQPEYGYLSHAAASPMMNSVTGISASTGNHSERDPFAAQLRSSYDQRLDLSKVMVKEERDENMETPLHSQIAACAQTTVHLATGQPTPPTSPEPSSSKSHGRSLSAKEKSKKSLDRQSSEYRQRRERNNIAVRKSRDKAKRRNVEMQQKMMELNAENDRLHKKIDQLSRELAIMRNFFEQQPNAASFLNANSDCR, encoded by the coding sequence ATGAGTAACCTGTACAACCTGGATTCACGCTGCGTTTCGCCATGCTTCCCCATGTTTGCCGTCGAGCAGGCTAACTTCTACGACGGTGTCAGCGGCGGGGTGTCAGCGTTGGGGGCCAAGCCAGACcgggggatgtgcgaggaaagacCAAGCCTGATCGACTTGAACCCGGCAGGTGCCATCTACGACGACGAGAGTGCGATTGATTTCAGCCCGTACGTAGTGGAGCCGGGGTCGGGCTCCCAGCTGGAGCTCTACAACGACGACCTGCTGGCAGACCTGTTAGCTAGCACCAACAAAGGGGACAAGGCTCAGCCCGAGTATGGGTACCTGTCCCACGCAGCAGCCAGCCCAATGATGAACTCTGTCACTGGGATATCTGCCTCGACAGGTAACCATTCGGAGAGGGATCCGTTCGCCGCCCAACTGCGCAGCAGCTACGATCAGAGACTGGACTTGTCAAAAGTGATGGTTAAGGAAGAAAGGGACGAGAACATGGAAACACCGCTGCACTCGCAGATTGCTGCCTGTGCCCAGACCACCGTGCATCTGGCCACTGGGcaacccacccctcccaccaGCCCGGAGCCCAGCTCGTCAAAATCTCACGGTCGATCGCTGTCTGCAAAGGAAAAATCCAAGAAGTCCTTAGACCGACAAAGCTCCGAGTACcgacagaggagagagaggaatAACATTGCCGTGAGAAAGAGCCGGGATAAGGCGAAACGGCGTAACGTCGAAATGCAGCAGAAAATGATGGAACTCAATGCAGAGAACGATCGCTTGCATAAAAAGATTGATCAGTTGTCTCGGGAACTTGCGATTATGAGGAACTTTTTTGAGCAACAACCCAACGCAGCATCTTTCCTCAATGCAAACTCAGACTGCCGGTGA